Sequence from the Tripterygium wilfordii isolate XIE 37 chromosome 10, ASM1340144v1, whole genome shotgun sequence genome:
AGCACCAGCAGTTTGCTTAACAAGATCTCAATTCTTTTATGTACTCTTCTTGTTGTTAGCTCTTCGCTTTTTCCCGTCGAATCATCGGATACCAATCAAACCTTCAAGCCACAAAAGGAATTACACAAGTTGAGATTCATAAGAGCTCATCTCCAGAAGATTAACAAGCCTGCTGTCAAGACAATTCAGGCATTGCTCTGTTTCTGCTCTGTTTTTATGCTCTGTTTTTTACTGTCTAACATGTTgggtttaatttattttatttttttggagtttTTCAGAGTCCAGATGGTGATATCATAGATTGTGTTCTATCTAATCAGCAACCAGCTTTTGATCATCCACTATTAGAAGGAAAAACACCATTGGTATGTAATTCAAAGTGCATTccttttatgttcttttcattggTGATGATATTAAAGgttttgaatttctttctttCACATGAAATTGCAGGATCCACCAGAGAGGCCAAAAGGGCATAACCCAGCAGGAATGATGTCTGAAAATTTTCAGTTGTGGAGTTTTTCTGGTGAATCATGTCCAGAAGGGACAATTCCAATTAGGAGAACAACAGAACATGACATGTTGAGAGCAAGTTCTGTCCGAACATTTGGGAGGAAGTTAAGAAAACATGTTAGAAGAGACACAAACAACAATGGCCATGAGGTATTTGGTTTctcattaaaaaaattgcaCCCTCTccaatctcttttttttcattattttctctcAAGAAACAAACAGTCAAACCAAACAAGTAAAAGCTGTTCATCAAACTTTCtttaaagaaaaaacataaatcaaAAGTGTGTGAATACAAATAACTGCTTTTTAAGGAAATTAAGTAACTGGGTGTTTCATTATCTCAATCTTCTAACATACCCAGATTACTATTTGTAGTAATTCTCACAAACTTTCATGGTTTCACTACCCTTCAAAATACAAGTATTTTTCTCCATAAATGACTgatttttgatttcttttttactttatttgtgATTTTGGGGGTTAAAGCATGCAGTTGGGTATGTCTCTGGAGAGCAATTCTATGGAGCAAAAGCAAGTATAAATGTGTGGGCACCTCTAGTCTCTAATCAATATGAATTCAGCTTATCACAGATGTGGGTCATCTCTGGTTCATTTGGTGATGATCTTAACACCATTGAAGCTGGTTGGCAGGTTTGTCACATCCACTACTGCTATCAgaatttaatataattcaaCACTTACTGAAAAATACCAGCAAATATCAGTGTACTAGTTCTGTGTTATTCATTAAATTAAAGCACCTAAAAATACAGCTCAACTACCTCTCACTGTTTTAGTCTACTTTGTGCAGGTTAGTCCAGAACTATATGGTGACGGCTACCCCAGATTCTTTACTTATTGGACTGTAAGTGCTTGCAACATAAAATTTGTTATATATGtctcctcttctttttcctGTATAATCTCTCAATGATGATTCATGTTAAATAATAATTCGCAGAACGATGCGTATCAAGCAACTGGATGTTACAATCTGCTATGTTCAGGGTTTGTCCAAACCAACAACAGAATTGCTATTGGTGCAGCAATCTCTCCAACCTCAGCTTACAATGGTGGACAATTCGACATTAGCATATTGGTTTGGAAGGTGAAGTAATTCAATCAAGACCAAAGTTTCCctttttattgttcttcaaCTACGTTGGCAGTTTTTACAGTTGTTTGGTAAAGTTGGGTTCGCATGACTTGGTGACAGAGATAGCTAGAGACACTGAATTAAGCATTGAATCAACGCTTTCTGTGGTGCACAGAAAGTGTTTGATGAAAGTCCCCAGTGGTGGTGGACCCCTTTAGAAAGTGAAACACTGGTCGGTATAGACCATTTGGAGTGTAAATTGAGCTTAAAGACCATTATTGCTAGTCACTTTGATGCACTAGCATCATTTGCTTAGCTTTCACAAACATCTAAAAACCTACACTGCAAGCATTGAAGCATTGATAACTACAAATGGTGTCTGTAAGCTCTCTCTTGCTTTTTCCACTTTTTGAGATTCTCTTCTTTTCCAAGTAAAAGAGAGAGACCTACCTTAGTCATCCTGACCTCTCCAGTCCACCcacttcaaatttttttttttttaaaaaaaaaaagacacaaacCATCATTAACTTGAATTCTCCAAGCTTTTTGACCCACTAGACTAGACATTCTGAACAATTAAGCATGCACACAGGGGTTATAATCAATGCATGAAATGATCCAGAATAACTGCTGACTAATGATATAGTTCAAATTGATTTGGTGCAGGATCCAAAGCATGGAAATTGGTGGCTAGAATTTGGATCTGGGGTTCTGGTTGGGTATTGGCCATCATTCTTGTTTACCCACTTGAGGGATCATGCAAGTATGGTGCAATTTGGTGGAGAAGTTGTGAATTCAGAGCAATCAGGGTCTCACACTTCAACACAAATGGGGAGTGGACATTTTGCAGGAGAAGGGTTTGGAAAAGCATCATATTTTAGAAATCTACAGGTTGTTGATtgggacaataatctaatcccaTTATCAAATCTTAAGGTTTTGGCTGATCATCCCAGTTGTTATGACATACAAGGAGGCATCAATAGCGTTTGGGGCAATTACTTTTACTATGGAGGACCAGGAAGAAATGTGAATTGTCCCTAATGGGATCAGTACAGATTACAgaatagtttttcttttctttctttttttcttgattttcttgttgGGTTTCCAATTGGCTGCTTATGGGTTGGGTTATTCTTATAGTTATTTTCTAAGTTAatccttctttctttcttttttcaaaactaACAGATGTAAATTTAGGGATCCAAAAGAAATAGTCAAATATAAATACTTTTGTTTGTGATTTTTATTTATCACAGGCTATATATACATAAGAGCAAATTCTAATGGTGCATTTAATTAGGGGGCCATACATATTGATGAAATCTAACCACTGACTTGGTTCGAGATACATTGCAGGAAGATAACACAGGATGACATTTGTGCACGCTAAGTTAAACGCATCTTGCAAATTGGGTAATGAAAACATTCAcgagacttgaactcacgatTTCCCGCTTGCACTAAAAACTATCTCGACCAAGTTTATCATCTCGGTCAACGATCCATTGTTGTCCTAATAAACTCATTAATCCTTCatagtcattttttttttctgacaatCCTTCATAGTCATTTGATAAATGCAGAGGATCCCATATATTATTACTATTAGAGCTCTTTCTTTCATTGTAGTTAGGAATCCCCATAGCTGAAAGTTATGATTGCCATTTTCATTCATTCTATGATTTTTATTGGCCTCACTGAAAAGTCTGAAACATTGCCTTGACTTGTGTGGCTTTTGAAAATCCTTGCCACAGAACTCAATGATAAAATTCTAAACATGTCCCCTGACAAAAAGATGGAAACAGGGTAGAAAATGGCAATTAATATTAGCATGAATGAAGCACGATCAAAGATCATGATACAGCATTAATTTTTTAGCAATCCTTGTGTCGAGTTCCCACATGATTTTGACTTAGAATCCATGTGACTTTGCATATCTTGCCAATCATGTATGTTGTTCTTTAAGACTAAGATTTATTATGTATTGCTAAGTATTCAACTTCAAGTAATATAAGAGAAGGTATTACATTatgatgtgtgtatatatgtaataGTAAATACTTGCAACCAACTACCAAGCATGAATTAGGGCGTGACTCCAATCACATGTGTTCCCGCTCAACCTCATCGATGCCCTAATGATTCGAGCCACAATGTTCTGCTCTCCCATAGTTCTCCTAGAGCCACATGTGCCTACTCAATTGTATCAGTATAACACAACTTTGAGCCACATGCATGTGTTAGCATTGCATGTATTAGTTCCGTTGAGCCTACCCAAACGAATATGTGGGTAAGCCCAAATCCACCATGGGCTCCAACACATCTTTGCCCAATCATCACCatgggctccgataccacttgttagggaTAATATCGAGTATATAGAGGAGTGTTCATGTGCACCCATATGATATGGACAAACAGAATAACATACATGTTTTGAAACCCATATAGACCCAAAATTTTAAGGTTTTGGATCACTCCTATTCCTAATTATTTCAACCAACCCCATCACCTATAAATGCTTCTTTAACCATGACCTCATTTGTCTTTCTATCGTAACCACCAACCAACTGCTACTATAATAATCAACAAGTCAAAAAAATCATGAAGACTAGCGACAGTACAAGTATGGGGTATCCGGGGACTAAGACAAAGCTTTCATAGTGTAGATTTTGAGATGTGATGGTACTCAAGTAACCACTCTCTGAAGCCCTCTTAATTGAGCACACCAACCATCATAGACAATGACAATAAGATGCCAACATGCGCTGTGAATGAGATGAAATTCAATGACAAACTAAGAATGGCAATCTGCTATTCTTAGTTTGTACACTTCATCACCATCAAACTTGCGACCTGTGATCGATGCAAACCCTGATGATCCCAATGTCCAATACTATGAGGGCTTGCTCGAGGTTCCAATCCTCGCAGAGTTTAAACAGTAAAAAGTAAGAATTGGCATGAAGAAAAGAATCCTAGTTCAGAATTCAGATAATAGCTTTCTGGCACAACCACACATACTTGAGTACTTAACCCAAATACCACCAAGCCACAGCTCCAGAAGAATAGAACCTTAGATGCCTGAGCACATATTTCTTAAATTATTCTGGTTCACCATGAGTCCAAAATGATCTTAGTATTTCACTTTTGAATGTGTGTGGGTGTGTTTCAGTGTGGGGGTAAGGGAATCCAAAATGTGCAATATCAACAAAACCGCAGAGGAGGCCATCAACAAGAGCTTAATCATGTGCTTTAATAACATAAcataaaacatattaaaaagCAGAGGGGTAGCAGGTATCACTGAACATAATACGAGTCATCCGGGCCAAAAGGGCCCAGGTGTGTCCTTAACGGATACTTGCTTTCATGAGATTTTTTTGAGACCGCCAGCATTGCACAGCTTTCTCCTAGTTTCCATaatcatttatttttcaagcaatCGGCTTATAGGCAGCCAAGCAGCCAATGCATAGTAGAGCTCTCATGCCTTCTATCGCGGAGCTAAGAGCTCTTAGCACAAcagaaccaaaataaaaaacagacaTGATTTCAGTTGAGTCAGAACAATATTCTTCCCATCATATGTGTTCATCTACTATGGCAAACAAAGAGAGAATTTTATTAATGAAATAACTAGAACTTTAAAACCATAAAAACAAAACCCTGATAAAGGAAGAGAAATTCTGAGAAAGGAAAGGAGAAGTAAACTAACTCACTCCACACTTATTTCCTCAAGCAACTTTTTACTTGCCTCATTGACCTCCACTTTCTCCATCTTCAATCGGCGACGCATCACAGGGCTTGTCCTTCCTGCAGCAGAATAAGTTCTTATTAATGATTCAAACACCTCTGCATCCAAATTTTCAACAGCCTTCTTCAATATCTCCAGGAAACCTTCTGCCCCATCAACGTCCTTTTCTTGCTCAAAATGTGCCATCATAGTCTTAATAACCCCAAGTGATGGGACCCATTTCCCACCATCCCCTCTGCCTAAGGATATTGCATTCGCAATACAATCAACTGCCAATTTGAAATTCCCATCTTTCCAATGATAATCTGAAAAGATCTCCCAGGTTTTAGCATTTGCCTTTGCTCCTCTCCGTCGTGCCCTATCCTTTAGCTCTTCAGCCTTTTCTAGGAAACCCTTTTGGGCATAAGCTCCAATTAGAACATTTGCAATCCGAATATCATTTGTCGAACATCCAGATTCCCATTCCCTAAAGCATTTTTCAGCACCTGGTAAATCTTTCAAGTTAACCAACACCTGTATCATATTTAGATAGCTTATATTTGAAGTTTTACGAAAAGCCAGCCTCAAAGAACGCCATATGCGATAAACTTCGAGCAAGTTCCCAGTACGGCCATACAATGTTATCAGGAATTGATATGCAGAAACATCTCGATGGGCATTTTTCTTCTCCAATTCCTTAAGTGCACTTTCTGCCTTTTCAAATAAGCTAGCATCAACGTAAATTGACGCCAGATTGCTATATGTGGTCCAATCTGCAGCAACACGGCCATCGCGTTTCATCTCCTCCATGACCCTTTCAACCCCAGAAATATCATTACCAGCTGCAAGAGCCCTCATCCACACATTGTATGTATAAGCATCCGGCATGACATTTTCAGCCCTCATTTCTTGTATGATGGCAGGAATCTTCTCCGGCTGATTAATTTTTGTATAAAGGGTCATAAGGCTGTTATAAGGCATGGAAGTTAAACCAAGATTGAGTTCCTTCATTTTTTCCATGAGAGCTTCTGCCTTTTCAGTCATTAACTCCTTGCAATAGCAGTTGAAAAGGGCACCATAAGTGAGATGGTTCTTTGATGTTTCAGGAAGATCAATGAAGTAACTTTCAGCAGCGTCAATGCCTTGAGCTTTGGCAACTAAATCAAGATGGATAGCTTGATCACTGACTGTCTTATTCACGCCCCTCATTTTAGACATAAAGTCAGAAAGCTGTAAATTTTATGACAAAAATATCAATGACTCGACTTGCAGAGAATAGAACTAAAATCCCAGAAATGATAAGCCTAAATGAAGAGAAgactaaaataaataataaaaaaatacattaatCAAAAAGTTTCTAAGCCAACAATCGGTAGTCTGAAAATACAGTGGAATAAAGAAGCATCAGCAAAGTAAGATGGCAAATAACTAATCTTAGTTAGTCAACATTACGAAATTCAAACAGAAGATgtgcaaaaaagagagaggaaatgtGTATGTTAGTATCTAGACACCAACCTACATACAATTGGACATTCTTGATTTTCAGTTCAGATACAGTTGAAAATGGAAATGCCATGCCATAAATTTAGATCATCAAAGACATATCCTTTGTATTAGCTTGTATAAGACTCGTCTAATGAAGAACTTAAAGACAGAAAGACTTAAACTTGGAAGTTAATAATTGCCAGGAGTGTAATATTGAAACAGAACACAACACCCTGTCCGAATGTAAGGACTAAGGAGGTTGAATACTTTGAAGAAACAAAACGCCAGGTTCAAATCTCCTCCATTAACATAGTCGTCTTAGATATTAAAAACCCTACACCCAGTAGACGATATGCCAATTTCTTCCAATCAATTTAATCGCCATTATTCATGTTTGCTTATTACATCGCCTACAATGTGTTGTGCTTGTATTTAGGAAGAAAATCTTGCAAACGCTAAAACCATACATTGCTCAATCATCTAAATCTCAATTTCCAGTAACAAACACAACACAAAATCGCTGTTATAAAGAGTAGGAATTTGAAAAGGTGAACCTTGAAAGCAGGGTAGTATAGCTCGCGATCGCGAAGCTTCTTGATAGTGTCTCCAACTTCCCATTTGTAGACGCGCTTGTTGCCCTTGATGAACTGATTCAACTGTTGCCGAACGCTCAACTCTGAGCTGCCATCCTTGAAGAGCCTCACATAAAGCGCCTCATCTAGATACTTCTTGGACCTCTTGGTTACACTCTTGGTTCGCCCAAGCTGTTGAAATGCCATTGTCGATGCTCTTTCAACCTTCGAGGTTAGAtagtttgggttttgaaaaatcaaattcagtAGCGAAAAACCCTAATGTTCATTTTACAGAGACAGGTCGCAAGCAGGGAGCGCTTTGGGCTGGATAGGATTATTGCCTTCAAAAAGGCCGAAGCACTAAGACTGGGCCATGATTGGGCTCACAACAGAATTGCCCGATACTGGACCCCGGCCCATTCAGTTTTGGACAGAAGAAATTATGGCCCAATTATGTGATACCATAAGGCCTCTCGAGTAGTCAATCTCGTTTGCTTTGTTTTGTGGTCACCTAAAGAGTAAAGACGCCCCCATAATATAATTTTGACTATAATGATGTGATTGAGATGTGATTAGTTCAACATGCATTTATCATGAGATGCTGAGAGGTGTCACCACAGACATTGAGGACGAGGAGATCGGGTTGGGAGTATCTTTACATTCAGATGTCACCTCAGCCTAGATTTCTCGATATGACCTAACAAACATAACCTTAGGAATCTCAAGTAACCAAAATACCTTGGTGAGCACTCATCATTAGAAGGAAATCTACAAGAGATATTTATAGGAGATTCACCCCATATATCTCACCTGCAATTAACAACAATCAATAATTCAAATCTCATATAAAATAGGAGCTCTAAGCACCAGGAGCTTACTTGAGTGTCCCTTGACGTACACATTGGGAATTCTAGAAGTCACGTACATTTTCTACCTCTACAGATACAATATATTcacctctcaagtctcaaccccTAGTCTGATCAATTGATAGAACCGAACAGTCGACGAGTCGGTTCGATTTTGTACCTCATCAAACCTAATTCTCACAACCATGGAATTGAAAGAGTTGCAGGGGATGATGTAACCGACCAAACAACTCCCATCAAAGCCCCCATCCCTTATCGAGCTCCCCAACTGCCTCCTTTTACTCCTCATCAATAAAATTACAATCTCATCTGTTTTGCCAAATACAAACATAACATTTCTAGTTGTTTTGGTTGCCTACTCGATGCCAAAAGGCAGTCAAACACAGTAAACCACACGGCACATGTTGATGTAGATGACGAATACTTAGATTAATGTCCTtctcaataattaattaaagtaacaAATGTCCTAATTCATAATGCTCACCTCATCTCACATTAATAATTCTTTTTCTAGGCATTGTGAGATTTATTGGGATTATCTTTATCTTGATTGTTGATTTAGGATCTAGATTTGATCCCGGTATTGTGGTTTTTGAGATTTGATCTCTAGATTGACTCCTGATTCTTCCCTATGTTGACTATACGAAGCTTCTCTACGTCTCTTTGTGTCAAATAGACAAATGTGTTTTAATTGAATTTACAAGTCCATATATTATTTTCcgaaaccaaaataaaaaacatgaaatcaaactttttatttttatgactcTCTTGGAAAATTTCTGAGTTTGATTTAGCAAGCAGTGTAACCCACGATTCTGAACGGGCAAGTGAGCGGAGAAACCCaatattattcataaaaaattaaaataaatcgATTTTATAAAAGACG
This genomic interval carries:
- the LOC120007189 gene encoding uncharacterized protein LOC120007189; amino-acid sequence: MMMDSWSNQWCYSYHSSTRRQYTQRQYADDFLAKQKTQGSFSRMEFSTSSLLNKISILLCTLLVVSSSLFPVESSDTNQTFKPQKELHKLRFIRAHLQKINKPAVKTIQSPDGDIIDCVLSNQQPAFDHPLLEGKTPLDPPERPKGHNPAGMMSENFQLWSFSGESCPEGTIPIRRTTEHDMLRASSVRTFGRKLRKHVRRDTNNNGHEHAVGYVSGEQFYGAKASINVWAPLVSNQYEFSLSQMWVISGSFGDDLNTIEAGWQVSPELYGDGYPRFFTYWTNDAYQATGCYNLLCSGFVQTNNRIAIGAAISPTSAYNGGQFDISILVWKDPKHGNWWLEFGSGVLVGYWPSFLFTHLRDHASMVQFGGEVVNSEQSGSHTSTQMGSGHFAGEGFGKASYFRNLQVVDWDNNLIPLSNLKVLADHPSCYDIQGGINSVWGNYFYYGGPGRNVNCP
- the LOC120008093 gene encoding pentatricopeptide repeat-containing protein At1g60770-like, with protein sequence MAFQQLGRTKSVTKRSKKYLDEALYVRLFKDGSSELSVRQQLNQFIKGNKRVYKWEVGDTIKKLRDRELYYPAFKLSDFMSKMRGVNKTVSDQAIHLDLVAKAQGIDAAESYFIDLPETSKNHLTYGALFNCYCKELMTEKAEALMEKMKELNLGLTSMPYNSLMTLYTKINQPEKIPAIIQEMRAENVMPDAYTYNVWMRALAAGNDISGVERVMEEMKRDGRVAADWTTYSNLASIYVDASLFEKAESALKELEKKNAHRDVSAYQFLITLYGRTGNLLEVYRIWRSLRLAFRKTSNISYLNMIQVLVNLKDLPGAEKCFREWESGCSTNDIRIANVLIGAYAQKGFLEKAEELKDRARRRGAKANAKTWEIFSDYHWKDGNFKLAVDCIANAISLGRGDGGKWVPSLGVIKTMMAHFEQEKDVDGAEGFLEILKKAVENLDAEVFESLIRTYSAAGRTSPVMRRRLKMEKVEVNEASKKLLEEISVE